Proteins from a single region of Pseudorasbora parva isolate DD20220531a chromosome 22, ASM2467924v1, whole genome shotgun sequence:
- the gpx1a gene encoding glutathione peroxidase 1a, which translates to MAGTMKKFYDLSAKLLSGDLLNFSSLKGKVVLIENVASLUGTTVRDYTQMNELHSQYADQGLVILGAPCNQFGHQENCKNDEILRSLKYVRPGNGFEPKFQLLEKLEVNGENAHPLFVFLKEKLPQPSDDAVSLMGDPKCIIWSPVCRNDISWNFEKFLIGPDGEPFKRYSRRFLTSDIEADIKELLKRGK; encoded by the exons ATGGCAGGGACCATGAAGAAGTTTTATGATCTGTCCGCCAAGCTTTTGTCAGGAGACCTCCTGAATTTTTCGTCTCTCAAAGGTAAAGTTGTGCTTATTGAAAATGTGGCGTCGCTTTGAGGCACAACAGTCAGGGACTACACTCAGATGAACGAGCTCCACAGCCAGTATGCTGACCAGGGGCTGGTTATTCTGGGCGCTCCCTGCAACCAGTTCGGACATCAG GAGAACTGCAAGAATGATGAAATCCTGCGGTCTCTGAAGTACGTCCGTCCTGGAAATGGCTTCGAGCCCAAATTTCAGCTTTTGGAGAAGCTGGAAGTGAACGGTGAGAACGCCCACCCTCTGTTTGTGTTCCTGAAGGAGAAGCTGCCTCAGCCCAGTGACGACGCTGTGTCCCTGATGGGCGATCCCAAATGCATCATCTGGAGTCCCGTGTGCAGGAATGACATCTCCTGGAACTTTGAGAAGTTCCTCATCGGCCCGGACGGGGAACCGTTCAAGCGGTACAGCAGAAGGTTCCTCACCAGCGACATTGAAGCGGATATCAAAGAGCTTCTTAAAAGGGGGAAGTAA
- the brk1 gene encoding probable protein BRICK1 — MAGQEDPVQREIHQDWANREYIEVITSSIKKIADFLNSFDMSCRSRLATLNEKLTALERRIEYIEARVTKGETLT, encoded by the exons ATGGCCGGACAGGAGGATCCAGTGCAAAGGGAAATTCACCAAGACTGGGCGAACCGTGAATATATCGAAGTGATCACCAGCAGCATTAAGAAAATAGCCGATTTCCTCAATTCCTTCG ATATGTCCTGCAGGTCCCGTTTAGCCACTTTGAATGAGAAGCTGACTGCTTTGGAGAGGAGGATTGAGTACATTGAAGCCAGA GTCACAAAAGGGGAAACCTTGACTTAA
- the setmar gene encoding histone-lysine N-methyltransferase SETMAR: MLKKDTMRSYRPDMSGGVENVPVLIENSIPKEAFSNFQYVPENVQGPGCDLDPSALTLPGCSCRARSCLPDSCPCLRFGQTYDSEGRLNQQQEDVGHSRPVFECNALCACSDSCQNRVVQNGVEVRLGVFSTKDRGLGVEALERLPCGRFVCEYAGEIIGPHEAQRRQLSQTPLDMNYIIAVQEHSGGDRVSQMFVDPITVGNVGRFINHSCQPNLLMLPVRVHSLLPRLALFANRDIERYEELTFDYAGGQNSSTDTLTWDNLPSGTHTGPGGDKIPQKKVCRCGASNCSGFLPLDLSVLH, from the exons ATGCTCAAAAAAGACACAATGCGATCATACAGGCCGGATATGAGTGGCGGAGTCGAAAATGTTCCTGTTTTGATTGAGAACAGTATCCCCAAAGAGGCTTTTTCCAACTTTCAG TATGTGCCAGAGAATGTACAAGGACCAGGCTGTGACCTTGACCCTAGTGCGCTGACCCTCCCTGGATGCTCATGTCGAGCCCGGTCCTGCCTGCCCGACAGCTGCCCCTGCTTGAGGTTCGGCCAGACGTATGACAGCGAGGGACGTCTGAACCAACAGCAAGAGGACGTTGGCCACAGCAGGCCTGTTTTCGAATGCAACGCCTTATGCGCCTGCAGTGACTCCTGCCAGAACCGCGTCGTTCAAAATGGCGTTGAAGTTCGCCTGGGTGTTTTCAGCACCAAGGACAGGGGTTTGGGGGTGGAGGCTCTCGAACGCCTCCCTTGCGGCCGATTCGTATGCGAGTACGCCGGGGAAATAATCGGGCCTCATGAGGCCCAGCGCCGCCAGCTCTCCCAGACTCCCCTAGATATGAACTACATCATCGCTGTCCAAGAGCACAgcggaggggacagggtcagcCAGATGTTTGTGGACCCCATCACGGTAGGCAATGTGGGGAGGTTCATCAACCACTCCTGCCAGCCCAACCTGCTTATGTTGCCTGTACGAGTGCACTCACTGTTGCCCAGACTTGCTCTGTTTGCGAATCGAGATATAGAAAGATACGAAGAGCTGACGTTTGACTATGCAGGTGGACAGAACAGCAGCACAGACACTCTGACGTGGGATAACTTGCCAAGCGGGACTCACACAGGGCCTGGCGGTGACAAAATACCACAGAAAAAAGTCTGTCGTTGTGGGGCTTCAAACTGCTCAGGATTTTTACCATTAGATTTGTCAGTTCTCCattaa